Proteins from a single region of Sandaracinaceae bacterium:
- the mfd gene encoding transcription-repair coupling factor, whose protein sequence is MLDELSPLSGGLQRATATTEDAVRALAGEARVDLAGLPAGAAALLLMKASRAHAGPMVVVTPDQDAMKRMAESLRFFLGETEGDRTEVLHFPAADTSPFLDVASDRRATMDRLAALFHMAEGLPWRFLVVSAAALIRKVAPREAIRSRSKCVRAEDELDRDELVRVLADGGYLRVPVAEDPGTFAVRGGILDVYAPHAPYPARIDLDDWLVTSIKYFDPDTQRTVAETDSIFVHPVRETLLGEAEVALARQRVRTLCDDVNWPTKKTLALLEDITSGRMFYGLDGLLPAFYPALQTLFEYVPGDARLVYLDPVACHRVIRDEREQARNDHGAKVSEGAPTYALRDHYLDEAELAVRLEARPVAAIHRMVFTGQPNEDASPLAVWEHCDEARVLHLGATDHSALVGELKAARGGTGREEGLAPGARNAQRWLDAGMRVLFVARNHTQGERLRSLLQQYEVPTAGKPEPYVPGMIEGRPPMSAQVSVGALADGFVMPTEGLVCITEGEIFGTKTRKRAPKKQKARDNEAFLEDLRQLEVGDFVVHADHGVGRYMGLERKSLGQSQFERYVGDEERYVEVLVVEYKGGDRLLVPVTRLNLLQKFAAGDTHTPKLDRLGGSTFSKTKGKVERAVKQLAEDLLKLYAERAAAERDAVPPPDRSYAEFEATFPYEETRDQLAAIEEVMADLDAPTPMDRLVCGDVGFGKTEVALRAAFRVAMAGRQVAVLCPTTVLAQQHYNNFAGRMADYPLKVGVLSRFVDKAEQAEVLSGLKDGQVDVVIGTHRLLSKDVHFKNLGLLVVDEEQRFGVSHKERIKNLRKSVDVLTLSATPIPRTLQMAIGGMRDLSLITSAPVDRRAVRTFACRWEDHTIREAILREMNRGGQAFFVYNRIDGLYERADRLQKLLPDVRIAVAHGQMGEGPLEQTMTDFIDGRYDVLCSTAIIESGIDIPRANTMIIDRADTFGLSQLYQLRGRVGRSRERAYCYLLTPPPSTLSDEARSRIEALERFTELGSGFKVASLDMELRGAGDLLGAEQSGSVSLVGFDMFVHMLEQAVAELRGEEVVADFDTEMTLPMEHYLPDDYVDDVGLRLSLYKRLASARDEERVHELAVEMEDRFGPPPPPAQALLRVMALRPLLREYRILGCEADERRVALHLREDTPLDPAKVMRLVGQPRSPWKLTPDMKLTHHRAADDPNRLDGVDHVREVLRVLPSLCKDT, encoded by the coding sequence GTGCTCGACGAACTCTCCCCCCTGAGCGGCGGCCTCCAGCGCGCCACCGCCACCACCGAAGACGCGGTGCGCGCGCTGGCTGGGGAGGCGCGCGTGGACCTGGCCGGCTTGCCCGCGGGCGCCGCCGCGCTGCTGCTGATGAAGGCCAGCCGCGCGCACGCGGGGCCCATGGTGGTGGTCACGCCCGACCAAGACGCGATGAAGCGCATGGCGGAGAGCCTGCGCTTCTTCCTGGGCGAGACCGAGGGCGACCGCACGGAGGTGCTGCACTTCCCGGCGGCCGACACGTCGCCCTTCCTGGACGTCGCGTCGGACCGGCGCGCCACGATGGACCGCTTGGCGGCGCTGTTCCACATGGCCGAGGGCCTGCCCTGGCGCTTCTTGGTGGTGTCCGCGGCGGCGCTGATCCGCAAGGTGGCCCCGCGCGAGGCCATCCGCTCGCGCTCGAAGTGCGTGCGGGCCGAGGACGAACTGGACCGCGACGAGCTGGTGCGCGTGCTGGCCGACGGTGGCTACCTGCGCGTGCCCGTGGCGGAGGACCCGGGCACGTTCGCGGTGCGGGGCGGCATCCTGGATGTGTACGCGCCCCACGCGCCCTACCCGGCCCGCATCGACCTCGACGACTGGCTGGTCACGAGCATCAAGTACTTCGACCCGGACACGCAGCGCACGGTGGCCGAGACCGACAGCATCTTCGTGCACCCCGTGCGCGAGACGCTGCTGGGCGAGGCCGAGGTGGCCTTGGCGCGGCAGCGGGTGCGCACCCTGTGTGACGACGTCAACTGGCCCACCAAGAAGACGCTCGCGCTGCTGGAGGACATCACCTCCGGCCGCATGTTCTACGGGCTCGACGGGCTCTTGCCCGCGTTCTATCCGGCGCTGCAGACGCTGTTCGAGTACGTCCCGGGCGACGCGCGGCTGGTGTACCTCGACCCCGTCGCGTGCCACCGCGTCATCCGCGACGAGCGCGAGCAGGCGCGCAACGACCACGGCGCGAAGGTGAGCGAGGGCGCGCCCACCTACGCGCTGCGCGACCATTACCTCGACGAGGCCGAGCTGGCCGTGCGCCTCGAGGCGCGACCCGTGGCGGCCATCCACCGCATGGTGTTCACGGGCCAACCCAACGAAGACGCGTCGCCTCTGGCCGTGTGGGAGCACTGCGACGAGGCGCGTGTGCTGCACCTGGGCGCGACGGACCACTCGGCGCTCGTGGGCGAGCTCAAAGCCGCGCGCGGCGGCACGGGCCGCGAAGAAGGCCTGGCCCCAGGTGCGCGCAACGCCCAGCGCTGGCTGGATGCGGGCATGCGCGTGCTGTTCGTGGCGCGCAACCACACGCAGGGAGAGCGCCTGCGCTCGCTCCTGCAGCAGTACGAGGTGCCGACCGCGGGCAAGCCCGAGCCTTACGTCCCGGGCATGATCGAGGGGCGCCCGCCCATGAGCGCGCAGGTGAGCGTGGGCGCGCTGGCCGACGGCTTCGTCATGCCCACCGAGGGCCTGGTGTGCATCACCGAGGGCGAGATCTTCGGGACCAAGACGCGCAAGCGCGCGCCCAAGAAGCAGAAGGCGCGCGACAACGAGGCGTTCCTCGAGGACCTGCGGCAGCTGGAGGTGGGCGACTTCGTGGTGCACGCCGACCACGGCGTGGGGCGCTACATGGGCCTCGAGCGCAAGTCGCTCGGCCAGAGCCAGTTCGAGCGCTACGTGGGCGACGAGGAGCGCTACGTCGAGGTGCTGGTCGTGGAGTACAAGGGCGGCGACCGCCTGCTGGTGCCCGTCACGCGCCTGAACCTGCTGCAGAAGTTCGCGGCCGGTGACACGCACACGCCGAAGCTCGACCGCCTGGGCGGGAGCACGTTCAGCAAGACCAAGGGCAAGGTCGAGCGCGCCGTCAAGCAGCTGGCCGAGGACCTGCTCAAGCTCTACGCGGAGCGCGCCGCGGCCGAGCGCGACGCCGTGCCCCCGCCCGACCGCAGCTACGCGGAGTTCGAGGCCACGTTCCCCTACGAAGAGACACGCGACCAGCTGGCCGCCATCGAAGAGGTCATGGCCGACCTGGATGCGCCCACCCCGATGGACCGCCTGGTGTGCGGCGACGTGGGCTTCGGCAAGACCGAGGTGGCCCTGCGCGCAGCCTTCCGCGTGGCCATGGCCGGGCGCCAGGTCGCCGTGCTGTGTCCCACCACCGTGCTCGCCCAGCAGCACTACAACAACTTCGCGGGGCGCATGGCCGACTACCCGCTCAAGGTGGGCGTGCTCTCGCGCTTCGTGGACAAGGCCGAGCAGGCCGAGGTGCTCTCGGGGCTGAAGGATGGCCAGGTGGACGTGGTCATCGGGACCCACCGACTGCTGAGCAAGGACGTGCACTTCAAGAACCTCGGCCTCTTGGTGGTGGACGAGGAGCAGCGCTTCGGTGTGTCGCACAAGGAGCGCATCAAGAACCTGCGCAAGAGCGTCGACGTGCTCACGCTGTCCGCCACGCCGATCCCGCGCACGCTGCAGATGGCCATCGGCGGCATGCGCGACCTGAGCCTCATCACGAGCGCCCCGGTGGACCGGCGGGCGGTGCGCACCTTCGCGTGCCGCTGGGAGGACCACACCATCCGCGAGGCCATCCTGCGGGAGATGAACCGCGGCGGGCAGGCCTTCTTCGTCTACAACCGCATCGACGGGCTGTACGAGCGCGCCGACCGCCTGCAGAAGCTGCTCCCAGATGTGCGCATCGCCGTCGCGCACGGGCAGATGGGCGAGGGGCCGCTGGAGCAGACGATGACGGACTTCATCGACGGCCGCTACGACGTGCTTTGTTCCACGGCCATCATCGAGTCGGGCATCGACATCCCGCGAGCCAACACGATGATCATCGACCGCGCGGACACCTTCGGCCTGTCGCAGCTCTACCAGCTGCGCGGGCGTGTGGGCCGCAGCCGCGAGCGCGCCTACTGCTACCTGCTCACGCCGCCGCCCTCCACGCTGAGCGACGAGGCGCGCTCGCGCATCGAGGCGCTGGAGCGCTTCACGGAGCTGGGCTCGGGCTTCAAGGTGGCGTCGCTCGACATGGAGCTGCGCGGCGCGGGCGACCTCCTGGGCGCCGAGCAGAGCGGCAGCGTGTCGCTTGTGGGCTTCGACATGTTCGTGCACATGCTCGAGCAGGCCGTGGCGGAGCTGCGCGGCGAAGAAGTCGTGGCCGACTTCGACACCGAGATGACGCTCCCGATGGAGCACTACCTCCCGGACGACTACGTGGACGACGTGGGCCTGCGCCTGTCGCTCTACAAGCGGCTGGCCTCCGCGCGCGACGAAGAGCGCGTGCACGAGCTGGCGGTGGAGATGGAGGACCGCTTCGGGCCCCCGCCGCCGCCCGCGCAGGCCCTGCTGCGCGTGATGGCGCTGCGACCCCTGCTGCGCGAGTACCGCATCCTCGGGTGCGAAGCGGACGAGCGGCGCGTGGCCCTGCACCTGCGCGAGGACACGCCGCTGGACCCCGCCAAGGTCATGCGCCTGGTCGGGCAGCCGCGCAGTCCGTGGAAGCTGACACCCGACATGAAACTGACGCACCATCGTGCGGCTGACGACCCGAACCGCCTCGACGGCGTCGACCACGTGCGAGAGGTCTTGCGCGTGCTCCCGTCCCTCTGCAAAGACACGTGA
- a CDS encoding DUF3817 domain-containing protein — translation MTEPVTHPSVELLRRVGIAEGISFLLLLGVAMPLKYMFDMPMAVRVVGSLHGLLFVGFLAALSHAGIKRDWAPLQSLMYLGASVVPFGFLLVDGKLKRERSAP, via the coding sequence ATGACCGAGCCCGTCACCCATCCCTCCGTCGAGCTCCTGCGGCGCGTGGGCATCGCCGAGGGCATCTCCTTCCTGCTCCTGCTCGGGGTGGCGATGCCGCTCAAGTACATGTTCGACATGCCGATGGCGGTGCGCGTGGTGGGGAGCCTGCATGGGCTCCTGTTCGTGGGCTTCCTCGCGGCCCTCTCGCACGCGGGCATCAAGCGCGACTGGGCGCCGCTGCAGTCGCTGATGTACCTGGGCGCGTCGGTGGTGCCGTTCGGCTTCCTGCTGGTGGACGGCAAGCTCAAGCGCGAGCGCAGCGCGCCGTAG
- a CDS encoding acyl-CoA dehydrogenase family protein, protein MKRVIYSEEHDLFRNAFRSFVEREVVPNQARWREDGMVDRETWRKAGEAGFLCPWMEEEHGGAGGDFLHSAVIMEELARVYESGFAMSLHSDIVTPYIHEFGNAEQKKKWLPGCASGEIITAVAMTEPGTGSDLAGIATTARKDGDDYVINGAKTFISNGQLCDIVVVAARTGAPGEDAHRSLSLFVVEAGTPGFSKGKKLEKMGMDSQDTSELAFEDCRVPAANMLGAPGGGFLMLMKKLQQERLAVAIAAQACAAQCLKDTITYTQERQAFGRSLSKFQNTQFKLADCATQVEVGQVFVDRLVAAHAAGEYLVKECSMAKLWHTEMLGRVVDECLQLFGGYGYMLEYPIARAYMDARVQRIYAGTSEIMKVIIAKQLGL, encoded by the coding sequence ATGAAGCGCGTCATCTATTCTGAGGAGCACGACCTCTTCCGCAACGCCTTCCGTTCGTTCGTCGAGCGTGAGGTGGTCCCCAACCAGGCGCGCTGGCGCGAGGACGGCATGGTCGACCGCGAGACGTGGCGCAAAGCCGGCGAGGCCGGCTTCCTGTGTCCGTGGATGGAAGAGGAGCACGGCGGCGCGGGGGGCGACTTCCTGCACTCGGCCGTCATCATGGAGGAGCTGGCGCGCGTGTACGAGAGCGGCTTCGCGATGAGCCTGCACTCGGACATCGTGACCCCGTACATCCACGAGTTCGGCAACGCGGAGCAGAAGAAGAAGTGGCTGCCCGGCTGCGCTAGCGGCGAGATCATCACCGCCGTGGCCATGACCGAGCCCGGCACGGGCAGCGACCTCGCGGGCATCGCCACCACGGCGCGCAAGGACGGGGACGACTACGTCATCAACGGCGCCAAGACCTTCATCTCGAACGGGCAGCTGTGCGACATCGTCGTGGTCGCCGCGCGCACGGGCGCGCCCGGCGAGGACGCTCACCGCAGCCTCTCGCTCTTCGTCGTCGAGGCCGGCACCCCGGGCTTCAGCAAGGGCAAGAAGCTCGAGAAGATGGGCATGGACTCGCAGGACACCAGCGAGCTCGCCTTCGAGGACTGCCGCGTGCCCGCCGCCAACATGCTCGGCGCGCCCGGCGGTGGCTTCCTCATGCTCATGAAGAAGCTTCAGCAGGAGCGCCTCGCCGTCGCCATCGCCGCGCAGGCGTGCGCCGCGCAGTGCCTCAAGGACACCATCACGTACACGCAGGAGCGGCAGGCGTTCGGGCGCTCGCTCAGCAAGTTCCAGAACACCCAGTTCAAGCTCGCCGACTGCGCCACGCAGGTCGAGGTCGGGCAGGTGTTCGTCGACCGCCTCGTCGCGGCGCACGCCGCCGGTGAGTACCTGGTGAAGGAGTGCTCCATGGCCAAGCTGTGGCACACCGAGATGTTGGGGCGCGTCGTGGACGAGTGCCTGCAGCTCTTCGGGGGCTATGGCTACATGCTCGAGTACCCCATCGCGCGGGCCTACATGGACGCGCGCGTGCAGCGCATCTATGCGGGCACCAGCGAGATCATGAAGGTCATCATCGCCAAGCAGCTGGGCCTCTGA